The Haloplanus natans DSM 17983 DNA segment TGATCGTTGCCATCGAACAGCAGCAGGGTGCGATACAGGCTGCCCAACTCGGTGAGGAAAACGCACAGCAACAATTCGAAGAGGCCACGCAACATTTCAACGAACAGGCACAGCACCTCGAAGAGGCGGAGTTGAGCCCACAGCAAGAAGAACAGTTCTCGACCCTCAAATCCCAACACGAGGAGTACAACACGCTCGGAACCGAATTTTTCGACGCGAGAGCCGCGGGTGAGACTGAACTCGCTGCACAGAAAGCCGCCGAAATGGACACCCTCCGTCTCCAAATGGAAGAGCACGCACACGCCATCGAGCAATCGGCACAAGCAGACCTCGAATCTCAAGTCGAAATCGCCGATAGCACGACACAGTCCGCACAACTGGAGATTCTCGGGCTTACCATCGGTGCGTTCGTCCTCGCGATCGCCATCGGCCTGTTCGTGGCCGGACGGATCATCCCGCCGATCACGAGGTTGGAAGAGACTGCACAGGCTGTCAGTGACGGCAACCTCGACAACGACCTCGACGACCACGTCGAAGACGACGAACTCGGTCGGATGATCGAGGCGTTCACCGAGATGCAGTCGAATCTTCGAGGCGTATTCTCGCAGATCGGAACCGCCAGCCGTGGTTTGCGAGAGGGCGACCTCGGGTGGGAGTTCGAGTCCAGCTATCCCGGTCGGTACGGCGAAACCGTCGCTGATCTCGAAGCGGGTGCCGACGAACTCGCGGAGAGTTTCGACGAGATCCGGGGTGTGAGCGACGATCTCCAGCAGGGAGTTCTGGACGGGGACGTCGATGCGGACCGCCCCGGACAGTACGGCGAAGTGCTCACCGACCTCGCGACCGGGACGACCCAGTTGTCGGAAAGCTTCGCCCAAATCTCGGCCGTGAGCCGGGGTCTGAACTCCGGGCAGCTGGATCAGGACATCGACACGGATTTCCCGGGAACGTTTGGATCGACACTGGGTGACCTCGAGAACGGGATCGAGCAGTTGGATACGAGCGTCGCACGCGTCCAGTCCATCGCGGACGATGTCGCGACATCGAGCGAGAGCGTGGCGAGCAGTTCGGAAGAGATCGAACAGGCCAGCAGGCAGGTCGCGGAGTCCGTCGAGGAGATTTCACGCGGTGCGGACACACAGAGCGAGAACCTCGACGAGGTGGCCGGCGAGATGAACGACATGTCGGCGACCGTCGAGGAAATCGCTTCCTCGGCCGAGGAGGTGGCTACAACCGCCAGTACGGCTGTCGAGCGCGGTGAGACTGGCCGACAGTACGCCTCGGAGGCGACCGAAGAGATCCAGTCGATCGAAACGCGGGCCGACCAAGCGGCCACACAAGTCGAGGCGCTCGACGAGAAGATGGACCGGATCGGCGAGGTCGTCGAGATGATCGCCGACATCGCCGAACAGACCAACATGCTGGCATTGAACGCCTCGATCGAGGCCGCGAGGGCTGGAGAAGCGGGCGAGGGGTTCGGCGTCGTGGCAAACGAGATAAAGTCCTTAGCAGGGGAGGCAGCCGAAGCGACTACGGACATCGAACAGCGCATCGAAGAGGTCCAGGCGACGACGGACGATACCGTCGAGGGCATACAACAGATGAGCGACCGCGTCGAACGCGGCTCCGACACGATCGAAGACGCCATCGAGATGTTCGACGAAATCGCCAACACCGTCCAGGAAGCCGAAAGCGGTATCCGGGAAATCAGCGACGCCACCGACGACCAGGCGGCCTCGTCGGAAGAAGTGGTGTCGATGGTCGACCAGGTCTCCAGCGTCAGCCAGCAGACGGCGGCCGAGGCGAGCAACGTCTCCGCCGCGACCGAAGAGCAGACCGCCTCACTGTCCGAGGCCTCGGAGAACGTGCAACAGCTGTCCGCGCTCGCTGAGGAACTACACGACCAAGTGTCGGATTTCGACACCGGATCGGGTGTCAATGCAGGAGCCGATGTGACAGCGGGATCGGCGGCCGCAGCCGACGGCGGACACCACCTCTCCGAGACCGATGCTCGAACGCCGGAGTACGATGGAGAAACGTGAGCCGATGAGGACACGTCACGTTCCCGAGTCCACGCGCGTGGAAGG contains these protein-coding regions:
- a CDS encoding methyl-accepting chemotaxis protein; this encodes MLEKVKLDRFDLRPKLILAFVLVALLVAVTGAIGYTSVATVDEEAHIIAEDGLKMDASAEMIVAIEQQQGAIQAAQLGEENAQQQFEEATQHFNEQAQHLEEAELSPQQEEQFSTLKSQHEEYNTLGTEFFDARAAGETELAAQKAAEMDTLRLQMEEHAHAIEQSAQADLESQVEIADSTTQSAQLEILGLTIGAFVLAIAIGLFVAGRIIPPITRLEETAQAVSDGNLDNDLDDHVEDDELGRMIEAFTEMQSNLRGVFSQIGTASRGLREGDLGWEFESSYPGRYGETVADLEAGADELAESFDEIRGVSDDLQQGVLDGDVDADRPGQYGEVLTDLATGTTQLSESFAQISAVSRGLNSGQLDQDIDTDFPGTFGSTLGDLENGIEQLDTSVARVQSIADDVATSSESVASSSEEIEQASRQVAESVEEISRGADTQSENLDEVAGEMNDMSATVEEIASSAEEVATTASTAVERGETGRQYASEATEEIQSIETRADQAATQVEALDEKMDRIGEVVEMIADIAEQTNMLALNASIEAARAGEAGEGFGVVANEIKSLAGEAAEATTDIEQRIEEVQATTDDTVEGIQQMSDRVERGSDTIEDAIEMFDEIANTVQEAESGIREISDATDDQAASSEEVVSMVDQVSSVSQQTAAEASNVSAATEEQTASLSEASENVQQLSALAEELHDQVSDFDTGSGVNAGADVTAGSAAAADGGHHLSETDARTPEYDGET